CCGCGAGCAGCTGCACCGCGCGTTCCGCCGCGCCATCCGTATCATCGTCACTGGCCAGTGCCGCCGGCGACGCGTCTCCGCCGAGCAGGCGCTGTTCGATCTGCCAACTGCCAATGCCTGCCAAGCTCAGCACCGCGATCAGCGTCAGCCATGCATCATAGCGCCGGAACAAGGGGCGACGGCGACGGCGATGCACGACCAGTGCCCGGCTGCCGCTGCGGGATCGATCGAGGGCACGGACATTGACCACATCCCGCCGCCGCGCGGCCAGCCCCGCATCGTGCTGCGCCCGCAATTCCGGATCGGACAGATAATGGAAGGCCTCGTTGATCTCGGCGGCGCGCGCATGGGCCAGCGGCGAACGGCTACGATCGGGATGGTAGCGCTGGATCAGGCGCAGGTAATGCGCCTTGATCTTCTCCTGGCTGGCCGTGGCAGACACACCGAGCACGTCATAGTAGCTGCCTCGCACCCGCGCCTATGCCTCCAGCGGCTCACCAACCAGCATCAGTCCGCCACATGCCAACGCTATCCGAACATGTCAGGCGTTGGAAGGAACTTCCATCACGTTTCGAGAAGAAAAACCAATGCTAGAAACGTGCCGACGCGATATCGTCCGACTATTATTTCAGCTTATCCGGCGCTCGCCCCCTCGCGGTTGACGGATATCATCGCCGGATCGGAATTGCGGTCCCGAAGCGCAAGGAATGAGGTCGGCATGATCCGGCCTCGGCGCCGCGGCAGAAACGGGCCGATCATCATGCAGAGCGCCCGTATGAACGATGCTCGCGCGCGGACGACATCGCCTTTGAGAAGCGAAACCAACAGTCGGGCAACGGTCTTCAGCATCTGCCAGACATAGGTGAAATAATAACCGTGCTGGATCAGCACCGCGCCATTGCCCAACGAATAGAAGAAAGCCCGCTCCGCCCGATAATCGCCCGCGGTGTCCAATGGTGGATGGTCGATGAAAAACGAAGCCATCCTCCGCCCCTTGAAGCCATTCTTGAGAAGGCGATAGCCGAAATCGAATCCCTCGCTCGACCCGTGGATACAGGCGATCCCAAGTGTCGGATCAAACTGGGTCTGGACGAAGGCCTGGCGCCGCACCGTCAATCCCGGCTCCCACATGTGCGCGATGATGTTCCGTTCATCGAGCGGCGTGTCGGCGGAGAGACCTTCACCAGACATGACCGCGCCCGTCGAATGGATGTTGCAAGTCACGAAATCGAGATTTTCCGCATCCATCAGTTCCAGGACTTTTATGCCAAAATCATGATCGAGCGGAAAAGTATCGTCATCAAGGAAGCAGATCATATCCGAGCAAGCCGCCAGGCCGCCGATGTTGCGCTTCTCCGAAATGCTGATGAGACCGACCGGTATGACAATCACGCCGTCATAAGCAGGTACGTTCCCGAGATCGCACCCTTCCCAGACAAGAATGACTTCAAACTCTATGCCGATCTGTCGCCGCAGGTTCGCCAGCACCTCAGCCAGACGTTCGTCAGGTTTTTCCTTTTCAAAGGTGCAAACGACAAAGGAAATCGATCGCATTGGTGTTGCCTTCTGAATAAAATTTCGCCGCCGGCAACGCCTGAGCGCACCTGCTGCCGCGCTCAACGTATCGCTGCCGCATTCTCGTTGTATGTCGAGACGAGCAAATCGATATTTCCTAGCTTGATTTTACCGATAGCTGCCGCGTTCGGCCCGCGCAATCCTGCATGATGGGACAGCCGTAGACATGTCTACCCTACCCCCGTAAGCTTAGATGGGAACCACTCCCTAATCACTGCCCATTATGTCGGGTAGTTACCACGTCATTCGTCCCCTTGCCTCTTGCCGATGAAGACTGATGACACAGCCACGCGTAGTAATCTTACAAAATTATTATACCCCTTACCGGGCCGCGCTGTTCACAGAATTGAGAACGAAGAATCTACATCTGCGCGTCATCTATTATCAAATCCCCGAAAACGAAGGTCGAAAGTGGCGACCAGCGGAAGATTTGCCTTATGAATCGGCCCGTGTTCCTTCGCGCCAGTTTCGCAAGCTAGCCCTGTTCACGGTGCCGAAGGCGTTGTTCGCTGACGCAGACACCGTCATCCTGCTCGACGACAACCCTTCAAGTCTGTCGATGGCACTATTGGCGCTTCGATGCCGATTGCACGGCGTGCGCCGGCTCTTGTGGGTCGAGCATATTCCGGACAGCTTCAAGTCGCGCGCCAAGCGGCTCTACCAGAACCTATGCTC
This genomic window from Sphingomonas abietis contains:
- a CDS encoding glycosyltransferase family 2 protein, with translation MRSISFVVCTFEKEKPDERLAEVLANLRRQIGIEFEVILVWEGCDLGNVPAYDGVIVIPVGLISISEKRNIGGLAACSDMICFLDDDTFPLDHDFGIKVLELMDAENLDFVTCNIHSTGAVMSGEGLSADTPLDERNIIAHMWEPGLTVRRQAFVQTQFDPTLGIACIHGSSEGFDFGYRLLKNGFKGRRMASFFIDHPPLDTAGDYRAERAFFYSLGNGAVLIQHGYYFTYVWQMLKTVARLLVSLLKGDVVRARASFIRALCMMIGPFLPRRRGRIMPTSFLALRDRNSDPAMISVNREGASAG